A single Tamandua tetradactyla isolate mTamTet1 chromosome X, mTamTet1.pri, whole genome shotgun sequence DNA region contains:
- the LOC143670418 gene encoding heat shock transcription factor, X-linked member 3-like — MATQDTKEKNKVKLLPSIDGEEERGSPCKSSVDLNMDSRELLEGHSDQSVNPGPAFPDNPQPQDQNQSKENEEEANDILGLAFPRKLWMIVENDAFKSVRWNDRGDTVIIDADLFQTEILHRRGAEKFFETDSWKTFIQELNLYGFSKIHQTNSSDHSPENKRIVIYHNSNFKRDNPLLLQNIQRKFNFPKSIAQPKIYTPSPKRPKLAATRHSPRFQKDNSMQETNQTSHNTSPNVQGPRGSPAFMAPNIWPLSSIIGRSMENCPPTQSNVPSEEGTSQQAIPASLAAAGPTGAGALPMGPTDYPDSASIMHLFNICYSILMGALSVMAPNEPFDEQQESPSDYHCVLCEQFKDQPPP; from the exons ATGGCTACTCAGgataccaaagagaaaaataaagtcaagcTTCTTCCATCTATtgatggagaggaagaaagagggagTCCATGTAAATCTTCTGTTGATCTGAATATGGATTCCAGGGAGCTCCTGGAAGGGCACAGTGACCAAAGTGTGAACCCAGGTCCAGCCTTCCCAGACAACCCGCAACCACAGGACCAAaaccaaagcaaagaaaatgaggaagaagcCAATGATATTCTTGGGCTTGCCTTCCCAAGAAAGCTTTGGATGATAGTGGAGAATGACGCATTCAAGTCTGTGCGCTGGAACGACAGAGGGGACACTGTGATCATCGACGCAGATCTTTTTCAGACGGAAATTCTTCATCGGAGAGGCGCAGAGAAATTTTTTGAAACAGACAGCTGGAAGACTTTCATTCAAGAACTTAACCTCTATGGATTCAGCAAAATACACCAAACCAACTCTTCAGATCACTCTCCAGAGAACAAGAGAATCGTG atCTACCACAACTCAAATTTCAAGAGAGACAACCCTCTGCTCCTCcaaaatattcagagaaaattcaacttcccaaaaaGTATTGCCCAGCCAAAGATCTATACACCATCTCCAAAGAGACCGAAGCTGGCTGCTACAAGACACTCGCCGAGATTCCAGAAGGATAACTCCATGCAAGAAACCAACCAAACTTCGCATAACACCTCCCCAAATGTTCAGGGACCCAGGGGCAGCCCGGCCTTTATGGCCCCTAATATCTGGCCTTTGAGCAGTATAATTGGGCGTTCCATGGAAAACTGTCCCCCTACTCAGTCAAATGTTCCAAGTGAGGAGGGCACCTCCCAACAAGCTATACCTGCATCTCTGGCTGCTGCCGGACCCACAGGTGCAGGGGCACTGCCCATGGGCCCCACAGATTACCCAGATAGTGCTTCCATAATGCACCTGTTCAATATCTGTTACTCCATCCTGATGGGTGCCCTTTCAGTCATGGCTCCAAATGAGCCGTTTGACGAGCAACAGGAGAGTCCCTCTGATTACCACTGCGTGCTGTGTGAGCAGTTCAAGGACCAACCACCTCCATAA